Sequence from the Zeugodacus cucurbitae isolate PBARC_wt_2022May chromosome 2, idZeuCucr1.2, whole genome shotgun sequence genome:
AAAGGAACCCACCGGGTACTTCATTAGTGTCTTCTGGGTTTTTGTGTTTAAAGAGAAGTTCGTAGAGCCTTACTTCCAATTTAATAGGCTGAGAAACCCATTGTATAAAAGCTTTCGGTTTGTCTACTTGTTCTGCAGATTTGCAATCGCAAACAAGTTCAATCACAGCTCCAGTTTGTGGATCTCTCTTTACCTCCTTAACGGATATAACCAAACCGGCGTGTCTCAGCCCAACAGTTTGATTTAAGGACAGACGACGGTATCCCTTTTCCGTTTCCTCCTTAAAATCacttttttctatgtaaattaCACGATCTAACACAATCTTGTGGTTACCTAATTCAGGGTTTTGCGGGAAGTTCGGTACCTCTATTTCGACCGGCTTTTCATGTGGGAAATTCGTTAGAGTTATTTTAAGTGGCTCCAGAACCACAAGTCTGCGCGGTGCACTTATATTAAGTACATCTCGCACCGCGGCCTCCAGCATACTAGGATCAACTGATATCTGAGCGCCTGTGACGCCCATTTGAGCACAAAAGTTATTGATCGCTTCCGCGGGAAAGCCACGACGACGTAGTGCAGTTAGGGTGAATAGACGTGGATCATCCCAATCATTTACGATACGTTCAGTAATGAGCTTAGCTATTTTGCGTTTTGATACAAGGGCGTAGTTCATGTTAAGGCGTCCGTACTCCCATTGAACTGGACAATATATATCCAGTGCGTTACACAGCCAATAATAAGAAGAACGTCGTGATTGGAATTCCTTGGTACAAAGTGAATGAGTAATATTTTCGATGGAATCACATAGGCAGTGAGTGTAGTCATACGTAGGATAAATGCACCTATGAAATGAGTGAGAGATATTTGAGTATTGTTAAAATATTAGTCTGCAAGAAAATTCCTTACCAGTCATTGCCAGTACGGTGATGCGGTATAAATTTAATACGATAAGCCACTGGATCCATTTTACCCTCTTCTAGCGTTAGTTTTAAACGTAGTGTTGCTGCGCCTTCatcaatttttccatttttcataTCTTCAAACAACTGCAATGATTCTTCAATAGGACGTTCACGCCATGAACTAGGCTTTGGGTTAAAACCTTTCATTTCATCTGCCGTTTGGTGGCACACATACGCCAAACCTTTGCGTATAAGTACAACAGCCCAATCGTAGAGTTGTTGGAAGTTGTCTGAAGAGTGGGTCACTTTGTAAGGCTTATACCCCAGCCATTCGACCATGTCGCGTATGCCGACAAAGaatttctcttcttctttttctggaTTTGTATCATCGTAACGTAGATAGCAAATACCACCTTGCGAAGCTGCATAACCGAAATTGATATTAATGGCTTTTGCGTGGCCAATATGAAGAATACCGTTTGGTTCAGGTGGAAAACGAGTTTGTACGCGGCCACCTGTCTGCCTTAGATGTTCTTTTAAAAGTTGTTCGGTGTGATCAGTTACCACATAACCATCAGTTTTATAATTTTCGCCGGGTGCATGAAAATGTACTTTTGTCTTCATTAATTCAGCAATTGTATTCGCGCCATCACTGTTTTCACTATTAGCATTGGCCGCATTCGATGTCTGTCCATTGTTAGGCTTCGTCACTGTGGAcgtatttgttttttctttcttcttttcaGTTTTCGGTGGTGGTTTCAAATCGTCTTCAGTCTTTGGACCAAGCAAATCGAAAATTTCTACATCTATTGCGGCCTTGACAGACTTTGCATTAGCCCATTTTAGCTGTGCACGTACTTCTTgcataattttaaatgaattgaaGTGATAACGCTGTTCCAGCAGAGCATCTttatacgtttttatttgtgctTGCACTACGCGCTCGATCTCTTCCGGAGTGACAACCACACCTACACCACAAAAGTCCTCAAATTCTTTCAGATTAACAGTTGCTCcttttttttgcacatttttcaaaacatattcAAGTGCTGCCTCCACTCTCAGAGTGGTATCTAATTTGCGGTCAACAATGTATCGGGTGAGTAATGGCAATTCATGAGCGATTTGCGGCTTAATTTTACTAGCCATGTGATAAAGCAACATGCCAACACCTTCGCCGAGTGAAGCACCTTTCACTTCAGCTAGTGCCAGTTGCAGATTTTTTGTCACATTTGCATTCTTTAGTGTTTCTTTAGCCTTTTGTTCGCTCATGCCGAGCGACTGGAATTGTGTCAGCAATTCTTGATCCGTCATCTTTTGGTGAATTAAAACAACGTacaattaatttaacttaatataataataattagatatttatttacctttataattgattaaaatttgtggaaaagctgatgaaattaatacacgttctaaatattttcactCCAGCAATTGGCAATTGGACAAGTCAAtgtggcaaatgtcaaaattttaaatgcagcTGATGCAGTTCGGTCAACACAAATGCCTCAATTTTATATGGATGAAAATTGCAATAAGAATTTACTTACGAttgcaaattttactttacGTACTGTTTACTTACCtccattaatttttgaaataatgacggataataatttagaaagttgggttttttttaattatttatatgcatatgaatttattcacataaataattttaaacaaattaaaacacgAAGTAGATAAAAAATGGCAGCACCACTACGTCCAGCTGATTACATTCCATTGCGTTTTTTACGAAATTTGtaaattgttgtatttggtgcaaatttagtttaatgtgtttttaataatataaataatttggaaacaataatttaaatatcatGGATACCATAATCCACCCACCTATGAACAGAATACCTGCTGTTGCACCCACTATTAAACAAGATAATAGCGTTAAAGATTTAAAGAAACTTTCACGTTTGGAATTGTTAGATCTCAAGGAGCGACAACACAAATTACTGGTAAATAAGTAAGTACAaacagttatgtacatatggcgaaatattacattttacctTTTACATTTACCCCTTGTACAGAGTCAACCTAAAACGGCTGCCAGATAAAGGAAAACGCATAGAAgatttatacaataaaataattgaagagCTCGATCGGCGTACTAATATTGATGAAGCGGCAAATATGTTCTCAGAATTAAACATAGTTTCTAAGGGTGAAGCTGTACTTAACAATCTGGAGTGGAATGGCAACTTGAATGGTGAACATAATGATGATCCAACAGACGATGTACTTGACAGCGATGATGAAACAGAGTTAGATCCGTTGCGCGTGATAGCACAGCGAACCATGCACGAGCGACGCACAAAAATAGTACCGCCGGAGCCAAAATTAATAACGGAAGCTGATTTAGCTGAGATCGAATCTTTTAAATCAGAGTCTGAGAATATAGTTTCAAGCGAATTTCCGAAAGCGAGTATGACCGAAAGCAAAACAGAGGTGGAATCAGTAGGAAAAGTTGTAGACGTTCAAGTTGTTGAAATAGATGTCAGCGAAAAGTTACCGTATATAAAAGCCAAGATACCGCACATAGAAAAATCTCCATCATCAAAAGCAAGCTCAATTAGTGGAAATAGTCGCAGTAGCACACCGGCAATGTCGGAGGTAGAGCAACACGTACGCTACCTTGTCGCGAAAACTGAGCTACAAGTAGATCCACAACGTGAGAAGTTCAAACCTTACAAAACCACTGTGTCAGATGTGCATGATCCAGCAAAGGAACGGCTACGTAAAAAGGGTAAGTATTGGGAAGTTACAGCTGCAACACCCCCGCTTATACAGCACAGTGGCGCAAAGATGCTGACATTACTCGATTCGGTGGATCTTCAATCCAATTATTTGGCAAAAATAAAAGTGCGTacaattttactaatttattatgtgtactttataaaaaagtgaattttttaacagAATTTGCAAGAAAAACAAGCTGAGGAGCGTTTAGCTGCTCGAATAGCGCGACTCGAACAACGTGACCTGAAACTGCCTACAGAAGGAGTGTTGAAAACTAAAGTTGCTTTTACAACATATCGCATGCCATCAGTACATATTGAAGGTGAACAAAAGTTCAGCGAAGACGATGAGGTACATGATCCACTAGATGAGGAAAAGTCCGGTGGTGGTGTTACATATAcgatatacaattaaaattgcctcattataaataacaatagcatctttatattattttaacgttaatttattaattgtcGCCATGTCAACGAAGTTTCTAGACGCGACATTCAACAacacaactatatatgtatgtagacgaTCAGTAGTTAAGCCAtgtaatttttaagattttgtgCAGGTGCCGCTTTTAAGCAAACACTCTTTCCtacttatatatgcatgtaatgtTGAAAGCTGTGCTTTGGTCTCAATAAAGTACACTAATTTGTAGAATTTCTAATGTAACATAGAGAttggtatatatattaaattgaataaaattgtgTTGCTGTCGAGGCTTGCAACTCGATTTGACCCATTTTAAATTGTAACCGCTGCAGCCATTTCAACAATGCGTCCGAAGGATGTGTTTGTTGCTCCTCATAATCGGGCGCATTGTCGCGTACATTTTGCAAACGTACATGTAAAGTTTTAGATAGCTGTCAAATTGAAGTTGTAtgtgataaatttttataaaactcgtaataaacaataaatgcgGACCTGTGTTTGTGAGGACAAGACCGGACTCCATAGTGGCA
This genomic interval carries:
- the Aats-gln gene encoding probable glutamine--tRNA ligase — its product is MTDQELLTQFQSLGMSEQKAKETLKNANVTKNLQLALAEVKGASLGEGVGMLLYHMASKIKPQIAHELPLLTRYIVDRKLDTTLRVEAALEYVLKNVQKKGATVNLKEFEDFCGVGVVVTPEEIERVVQAQIKTYKDALLEQRYHFNSFKIMQEVRAQLKWANAKSVKAAIDVEIFDLLGPKTEDDLKPPPKTEKKKEKTNTSTVTKPNNGQTSNAANANSENSDGANTIAELMKTKVHFHAPGENYKTDGYVVTDHTEQLLKEHLRQTGGRVQTRFPPEPNGILHIGHAKAININFGYAASQGGICYLRYDDTNPEKEEEKFFVGIRDMVEWLGYKPYKVTHSSDNFQQLYDWAVVLIRKGLAYVCHQTADEMKGFNPKPSSWRERPIEESLQLFEDMKNGKIDEGAATLRLKLTLEEGKMDPVAYRIKFIPHHRTGNDWCIYPTYDYTHCLCDSIENITHSLCTKEFQSRRSSYYWLCNALDIYCPVQWEYGRLNMNYALVSKRKIAKLITERIVNDWDDPRLFTLTALRRRGFPAEAINNFCAQMGVTGAQISVDPSMLEAAVRDVLNISAPRRLVVLEPLKITLTNFPHEKPVEIEVPNFPQNPELGNHKIVLDRVIYIEKSDFKEETEKGYRRLSLNQTVGLRHAGLVISVKEVKRDPQTGAVIELVCDCKSAEQVDKPKAFIQWVSQPIKLEVRLYELLFKHKNPEDTNEVPGGFLSDINQDSLTVVEAYADRALSNVKVYDNFQFERIGFFSVDPDTVKDHIVFNRTVGLKEDAGKK
- the LOC105213089 gene encoding uncharacterized protein LOC105213089, translating into MDTIIHPPMNRIPAVAPTIKQDNSVKDLKKLSRLELLDLKERQHKLLVNKVNLKRLPDKGKRIEDLYNKIIEELDRRTNIDEAANMFSELNIVSKGEAVLNNLEWNGNLNGEHNDDPTDDVLDSDDETELDPLRVIAQRTMHERRTKIVPPEPKLITEADLAEIESFKSESENIVSSEFPKASMTESKTEVESVGKVVDVQVVEIDVSEKLPYIKAKIPHIEKSPSSKASSISGNSRSSTPAMSEVEQHVRYLVAKTELQVDPQREKFKPYKTTVSDVHDPAKERLRKKGKYWEVTAATPPLIQHSGAKMLTLLDSVDLQSNYLAKIKNLQEKQAEERLAARIARLEQRDLKLPTEGVLKTKVAFTTYRMPSVHIEGEQKFSEDDEVHDPLDEEKSGGGVTYTIYN